One Pseudomonas lalucatii genomic window carries:
- a CDS encoding mandelate racemase/muconate lactonizing enzyme family protein, translated as MKITRISIYRKSLSYESGAFAWGRGNVIESSSSTVVVIDTDAGISGVGEFCPCGENYMVAHSEGTEAAARLLAPRLLGEDPRQLARIERLMDSVILGHGYAKAPFDSACWDILGKATGQPVWMLLGGKLTDGAPMYRSAPQGAAQQLEVELERLRGNGYRQFQIKVGNDWKADVERIHAVAPLLRSNEKAIADANQGWYMDEAIQVARATRGLDFIIEQPCHSYEECLQVRRHFDQPMKLDECIADLRMAERVVADRAFEYVCLKLSKQGGLSKAKRMRDYLVDHRIKVVSEDTWGGEIATAAVAHFAASTPTDFLLNTTDLHSYNNERTGQPAPRMADGKLYASDAPGLGVEADLESLGTPVAVYGRPA; from the coding sequence GTGAAAATCACGCGCATCTCGATCTATAGAAAGAGTCTCAGCTACGAAAGCGGTGCTTTCGCCTGGGGACGCGGCAACGTGATCGAGTCCAGTTCCTCCACGGTGGTGGTGATCGACACCGATGCGGGTATAAGCGGCGTCGGTGAGTTCTGCCCTTGCGGCGAGAACTACATGGTGGCCCACAGCGAGGGCACGGAAGCCGCCGCACGCCTGCTGGCGCCGCGCCTGCTGGGCGAGGACCCGCGGCAGCTGGCGCGCATCGAGCGGCTGATGGACAGCGTGATTCTCGGCCATGGCTACGCCAAGGCGCCCTTCGATTCGGCGTGCTGGGACATCCTCGGCAAGGCCACCGGCCAGCCGGTGTGGATGCTGCTCGGCGGCAAGCTCACCGACGGCGCGCCCATGTACCGCTCCGCGCCCCAGGGCGCGGCGCAACAGCTGGAGGTCGAACTGGAGCGTCTGCGTGGCAACGGCTACCGCCAGTTCCAGATCAAGGTGGGCAACGACTGGAAGGCCGATGTGGAACGCATCCACGCCGTGGCGCCCTTGCTCCGCAGCAACGAAAAGGCCATCGCCGACGCCAACCAGGGCTGGTACATGGACGAGGCCATCCAGGTGGCCCGCGCGACCCGCGGCCTGGACTTCATCATCGAACAGCCCTGCCACAGCTACGAGGAATGCCTGCAGGTGCGGCGCCATTTCGACCAGCCGATGAAGCTGGACGAGTGCATTGCCGACCTGCGCATGGCCGAGCGGGTGGTGGCCGACCGGGCATTCGAGTACGTGTGCCTGAAGCTGTCCAAGCAGGGCGGCCTGTCCAAGGCCAAGCGCATGCGCGACTACCTGGTCGACCACCGCATCAAGGTGGTCAGCGAAGACACCTGGGGCGGCGAGATCGCCACCGCGGCGGTGGCGCACTTCGCCGCCTCCACGCCGACCGACTTCCTCCTCAACACCACCGACCTGCACAGCTACAACAACGAGCGTACCGGCCAGCCGGCGCCCCGCATGGCGGACGGCAAGCTGTATGCCAGCGACGCACCGGGCCTGGGCGTGGAGGCCGACCTCGAGTCGCTCGGCACGCCGGTCGCGGTGTACGGGCGCCCCGCGTGA
- a CDS encoding SDR family NAD(P)-dependent oxidoreductase, with the protein MNGRLAGKVAIVTGGTRGIGRAIAERFLAEGARVVVAGRSEPDRPLAGGSAMFCRTDVAKAEEVQALLDFTLERCGRLDVLVNSAGVQLEKPIGETSEAEWDWLMGINLKGVFLCAKAALEPMCKAGGGVILNIGSYDGFAADPGLAAYCASKGGVHALSKAIAVDYGAAGIRCNAICPGWIRTEMMDAYLKSQADPAEAEEAVIAQHPVGRLGQPQDIASLATWLASDEASFASGQLFVLDGGLTAHAPYVQGRKQ; encoded by the coding sequence ATGAACGGCAGGCTGGCTGGCAAGGTGGCGATCGTCACCGGCGGTACCCGCGGCATCGGCCGGGCCATCGCCGAACGTTTCCTGGCCGAGGGCGCGCGGGTGGTGGTGGCCGGGCGCAGTGAGCCCGATCGGCCATTGGCCGGCGGCAGTGCTATGTTCTGCCGTACCGATGTGGCCAAGGCCGAGGAAGTGCAGGCGCTGCTGGACTTCACCCTCGAACGCTGCGGGCGCCTGGACGTGCTGGTCAACAGCGCGGGTGTACAGCTGGAGAAGCCCATCGGCGAGACCAGCGAGGCCGAGTGGGACTGGCTGATGGGCATCAACCTCAAGGGCGTGTTCCTCTGCGCCAAGGCCGCGCTGGAACCCATGTGCAAAGCCGGCGGCGGGGTCATTCTGAATATCGGCTCCTACGACGGTTTCGCCGCCGATCCGGGGCTGGCCGCGTACTGCGCCTCCAAGGGCGGCGTGCATGCCCTGAGCAAGGCCATCGCCGTGGACTACGGCGCCGCGGGCATTCGCTGCAACGCCATCTGCCCGGGCTGGATTCGCACCGAGATGATGGACGCCTACCTGAAGAGCCAGGCGGACCCGGCCGAGGCCGAGGAGGCGGTGATCGCCCAGCATCCGGTCGGTCGTCTCGGCCAGCCGCAGGACATCGCCAGCCTGGCGACCTGGCTGGCCTCGGACGAGGCCTCATTCGCCAGCGGCCAGCTGTTCGTGCTGGACGGCGGCCTGACCGCCCATGCCCCCTACGTGCAGGGGCGTAAACAATGA
- a CDS encoding ABC transporter substrate-binding protein yields MRTSVKTLSTLAACILSAGALTAQASCELDETIQIADMSWASASTLAHVESKILEHGFGCKTEFVPGETVTTATTMVKKGRPHIAPELWSSNAKKLLEEGEQKGSVSVAGSVFAGGGIDAWWVPKYVVEQNPDIKSVQDLARHSELFQVAGSDKGRFYNSIPGWSSEARSSNLMRAYGLDEQFEVYSAGSGAALDAAIVSNYKRKKPIFFFYWAPSAILGKYDMVKLDMVPFDAANDSCNAEPNCQTPSTSGFPVVAVNTVVAGKIKQQAPAIYQFLSKVQLENDTVNKLLAWGEDNSADPEQTAEHFLKTHQAIWTTWVPQDVAAKVIAQLK; encoded by the coding sequence ATGCGCACTTCAGTCAAGACCCTCAGCACCCTAGCAGCCTGCATCCTCTCGGCCGGCGCGCTCACGGCCCAGGCCAGCTGCGAGCTCGACGAGACGATCCAGATCGCCGACATGAGCTGGGCCTCGGCTTCGACTCTTGCCCATGTGGAGTCGAAGATTCTCGAACATGGCTTCGGCTGCAAGACCGAGTTCGTCCCGGGTGAAACCGTCACCACCGCCACCACCATGGTCAAGAAGGGCCGTCCGCATATCGCCCCGGAACTGTGGAGCAGCAATGCCAAGAAACTGCTCGAGGAAGGCGAACAGAAGGGCAGCGTGAGCGTGGCCGGCAGCGTGTTCGCCGGCGGCGGCATCGATGCCTGGTGGGTGCCCAAGTACGTGGTCGAGCAGAACCCGGACATCAAGTCGGTGCAGGACCTGGCGCGCCACAGCGAGCTGTTCCAGGTGGCGGGCTCGGACAAGGGCCGCTTCTACAACAGCATCCCCGGCTGGTCGAGCGAGGCCCGCAGCAGCAACCTGATGCGCGCCTACGGCCTGGATGAGCAGTTCGAGGTCTACTCGGCCGGCTCCGGCGCCGCTCTGGATGCGGCCATCGTCTCCAACTACAAGCGCAAGAAGCCGATTTTCTTCTTCTACTGGGCGCCCTCGGCCATCCTCGGCAAGTACGACATGGTCAAGCTGGACATGGTCCCGTTCGATGCCGCCAACGACTCCTGCAACGCCGAGCCCAACTGCCAGACGCCATCGACCAGCGGCTTCCCGGTGGTGGCGGTGAACACCGTGGTGGCGGGGAAGATCAAGCAGCAGGCCCCGGCGATCTACCAGTTCCTCAGCAAGGTGCAGCTGGAGAACGACACGGTGAACAAGTTGCTCGCCTGGGGCGAGGACAACAGCGCCGATCCGGAACAGACCGCCGAACACTTCCTGAAGACCCACCAGGCCATCTGGACCACCTGGGTACCGCAGGACGTCGCCGCCAAGGTGATTGCCCAGCTCAAGTAA
- a CDS encoding SDR family NAD(P)-dependent oxidoreductase yields the protein MSTEKAVAVVAGVGPGLSAAVCRTLAAQGYAVAGLARRQEVADGLAQEIGNAGGLMRAYPCDLTDEAAVERTFAAIERELGVPEVLVCTAGTFLCKPLLETTAADFETLWRGNCLGAFLCAQQAVSRMLPTGKGTVIFTGATSAVKPGAQFAAFGASKSAQRGLAQAMARELGPRGIHVAHVILDGVIWAQGEDEASTLKAEAIAASYLHLIQQDRSAWTFELDLRPDVERF from the coding sequence ATGAGTACCGAAAAAGCTGTCGCCGTGGTCGCCGGGGTCGGTCCCGGGCTGAGCGCCGCGGTCTGCCGCACGCTGGCGGCGCAGGGGTATGCGGTGGCCGGGCTGGCCCGGCGCCAGGAAGTCGCTGACGGCCTCGCCCAGGAGATCGGCAATGCCGGAGGCCTGATGCGCGCGTACCCGTGCGACCTGACCGACGAGGCCGCTGTGGAGCGGACCTTCGCGGCCATCGAGCGTGAACTCGGGGTGCCCGAGGTGCTGGTCTGCACGGCCGGCACCTTCCTCTGCAAACCCTTGCTCGAGACCACGGCAGCCGACTTCGAAACGCTGTGGCGGGGCAACTGCCTGGGGGCCTTTCTCTGCGCGCAGCAGGCCGTTTCGCGGATGCTGCCCACAGGCAAGGGAACCGTCATCTTCACCGGCGCCACCTCGGCGGTGAAGCCGGGCGCCCAGTTCGCCGCCTTCGGCGCCAGCAAGTCCGCCCAGCGCGGCCTGGCCCAGGCCATGGCCCGTGAACTGGGGCCGCGCGGGATTCATGTGGCGCACGTGATTCTCGACGGGGTCATTTGGGCGCAAGGGGAAGATGAGGCCTCTACCCTCAAGGCCGAGGCCATCGCTGCCAGCTACCTGCACCTGATCCAGCAGGACCGTTCGGCCTGGACCTTCGAACTGGACCTGCGCCCGGATGTCGAGCGCTTCTAG
- a CDS encoding mandelate racemase/muconate lactonizing enzyme family protein: MKITNLRTVLVEVPLEKPLITAIHETRSVGCVLVYLEADNGLVGENYIFTLNSARLSVFDTMIKSLAHHVVGQDPHYVERMWDGMWREINPIGHEGITIGAMAALDTACWDLIGKAANQPVYKLFGAYRDSVKAYASSGLWLSQSVDELVEEARGFLAQGFRSMKIRLGKPRMEEDVARVAAVREAIGADIELLADGNQAFAPHQAIRLGRMLEPFNLGWFEEPVASYDHQGHAAVAAALDVPIASGETEYTRHGMRAMIEAKAADILMPDLQRIGGLTEFRRAASLAAAHNVPVSTHIFTEQSLSIAGSAPNCISVEHVSWFSPLYREKMEIVEGKIAIPQRPGLGFSLDPDAVDRYRVR; this comes from the coding sequence ATGAAGATTACGAATCTGCGTACCGTGCTGGTCGAGGTGCCCCTGGAGAAGCCGCTGATCACGGCCATTCACGAGACGCGCTCGGTGGGCTGTGTGCTGGTCTATCTGGAGGCCGACAACGGCCTGGTCGGCGAGAACTACATCTTCACCCTCAATAGCGCCCGGCTGAGCGTGTTCGACACCATGATCAAGAGCCTGGCCCACCATGTGGTGGGGCAGGACCCGCACTACGTGGAGCGGATGTGGGACGGCATGTGGCGCGAGATCAACCCCATCGGCCACGAAGGCATCACCATCGGCGCGATGGCGGCGCTGGACACGGCCTGCTGGGACCTGATCGGCAAGGCCGCCAACCAGCCCGTGTACAAGCTGTTCGGTGCCTACCGCGATTCGGTCAAGGCCTATGCCAGCAGCGGCCTGTGGCTGTCGCAGAGTGTCGACGAGCTGGTGGAGGAGGCCAGGGGCTTTCTGGCCCAGGGCTTCCGCTCCATGAAGATCCGCCTGGGCAAGCCGCGCATGGAAGAGGATGTGGCCCGCGTGGCCGCGGTGCGCGAGGCGATCGGTGCGGACATTGAGCTGCTGGCCGACGGCAACCAGGCCTTCGCGCCCCATCAGGCGATTCGTCTGGGGCGCATGCTGGAGCCCTTCAACCTGGGCTGGTTCGAGGAGCCGGTGGCCTCCTACGATCACCAGGGCCATGCCGCCGTGGCCGCGGCGCTGGACGTGCCGATCGCTTCGGGCGAAACCGAGTACACCCGTCATGGCATGCGCGCGATGATCGAAGCCAAGGCCGCGGACATCCTGATGCCCGACCTGCAGCGGATCGGCGGGCTCACCGAGTTCCGCCGCGCCGCGAGCCTGGCCGCCGCCCACAATGTGCCGGTGTCCACCCATATCTTCACCGAGCAGAGCCTGAGCATCGCCGGTTCGGCGCCCAACTGCATCTCGGTGGAGCATGTGTCCTGGTTCTCGCCGCTGTACCGGGAAAAGATGGAAATAGTCGAGGGCAAGATCGCCATCCCGCAGCGTCCGGGGCTGGGCTTCAGCCTCGATCCCGATGCCGTGGACCGTTACCGCGTGCGCTGA
- a CDS encoding 2-hydroxyacid dehydrogenase, which produces MALLFSYAGADPESWRQEFAKHIPDLDFRVFPDVGDPADIAYVALWMHPLGDLRRYPNLKAILSFGAGVEHIIRDPELPEGVPIVRLVDDLVVRDMAMHAVHWVIHFHRNYHLYQQDQPKKLWRRHPHRDPAQRRVGFLGMGAMGAVAATFVRDLGFSVAGWGRDPVSVEGVEFYQGDERLADFLRRTDILINVLPLTPATENLLNAERFALLPAGACVINISRGPILVEKDLVQALDSGHLEAAALDVFCSEPLAAQSPLWSHPKVFVTPHIAGINYAHSAARLMADNIKRIEAGEQPFPIYDPVRGY; this is translated from the coding sequence ATGGCATTGCTGTTCAGTTACGCAGGCGCCGACCCCGAGTCCTGGCGCCAGGAGTTCGCCAAGCACATACCCGACCTGGACTTCCGGGTCTTTCCCGATGTCGGCGACCCGGCCGACATCGCGTACGTGGCGCTGTGGATGCACCCGCTCGGTGACCTGCGGCGCTACCCGAATCTCAAGGCGATCCTGTCGTTCGGCGCCGGCGTGGAGCACATCATCCGTGATCCGGAGTTGCCCGAGGGCGTGCCCATCGTGCGCTTGGTGGACGATCTGGTGGTCCGCGACATGGCCATGCACGCCGTGCACTGGGTGATCCACTTTCACCGCAACTACCATCTCTACCAGCAGGATCAGCCGAAGAAGCTGTGGCGCCGCCATCCCCATCGCGATCCCGCGCAGCGCCGCGTCGGCTTTCTCGGCATGGGCGCCATGGGCGCGGTGGCGGCGACGTTCGTGCGCGACCTGGGTTTCAGCGTGGCCGGCTGGGGACGCGATCCGGTCAGCGTCGAAGGCGTCGAGTTCTACCAGGGCGACGAGCGCCTGGCCGATTTCCTGCGGCGCACGGACATCCTGATCAACGTGTTGCCGCTCACCCCGGCCACCGAGAACCTGCTCAATGCCGAGCGCTTCGCCCTGCTGCCGGCCGGCGCCTGCGTGATCAACATCAGCCGCGGGCCGATCCTGGTCGAAAAGGACCTGGTGCAGGCGCTGGACAGCGGTCATCTGGAGGCCGCGGCCCTGGACGTGTTCTGCAGCGAACCCCTGGCGGCGCAAAGCCCCCTGTGGAGTCACCCCAAGGTGTTCGTCACCCCGCATATCGCCGGCATCAATTACGCCCACTCGGCCGCCAGGCTGATGGCCGACAACATCAAACGCATCGAGGCGGGGGAGCAGCCGTTCCCGATCTACGATCCGGTTCGCGGCTATTGA
- a CDS encoding tautomerase family protein — MPTIRIQAIAPASCDIGRLLTRCTAAAADALGIPQGYCWAIFQPVAPGTYAEGDRVWSASEAGRAAPLISITALEGRTGELKAAVLRATAAVVAESLAVPLEQVFAEYRDIPKGQAFSGGDIC; from the coding sequence ATGCCGACCATTCGAATCCAGGCCATCGCCCCCGCAAGTTGCGACATCGGCCGCTTGTTGACCCGCTGCACCGCCGCGGCGGCCGATGCGCTGGGCATCCCCCAGGGTTATTGCTGGGCGATATTCCAGCCGGTCGCCCCCGGCACCTATGCCGAGGGCGACCGCGTCTGGAGCGCGTCGGAAGCAGGGCGAGCCGCGCCGCTGATCTCGATCACCGCCCTGGAAGGGCGCACGGGCGAACTCAAGGCGGCGGTTTTGCGCGCCACCGCCGCTGTGGTCGCCGAGTCCCTGGCGGTGCCGCTCGAGCAGGTGTTCGCCGAGTACCGTGATATTCCCAAGGGCCAGGCCTTCAGCGGCGGGGATATCTGCTGA